The Cydia amplana chromosome 19, ilCydAmpl1.1, whole genome shotgun sequence genome includes a window with the following:
- the LOC134657265 gene encoding apolipophorin-3-like → MAAKFVIFVAFLALANARMVRRETNPLEDIQKHAADFQKTFSEQFNALVNSQSTQEVTKSLKEGSDSVLVQLSSFSNALQGAINDASGKTKVALEQTKQKIEQTVNELKREHPEVEQQAAHLRDKLQQAVQNTVQETQKLAKEVQANAEATNQKLAPQIKQAYDDFVKQAEVVQKKVQEAVNKQ, encoded by the exons ATGGCCGCCAAGTTCGTCATCTTCGTTGCTTTCTTGGCTCTA GCCAACGCCCGCATGGTCCGTCGCGAGACCAACCCGCTGGAAGACATCCAAAAGCACGCAGCGGACTTCCAGAAGACGTTCTCGGAGCAGTTCAACGCCCTCGTCAACAGCCAGAGCACCCAGGAGGTCACCAAGTCGCTCAAGGAGGGCTCCGACTCTGTGCTCGTTCAGCTCTCGTCCTTTTCTAACGCCCTGCAAGGCGCT ATCAACGACGCCTCCGGTAAGACCAAGGTAGCCCTGGAGCAGACCAAGCAGAAGATCGAGCAGACAGTGAACGAGCTCAAGAGGGAGCACCCCGAGGTCGAGCAGCAGGCGGCCCATCTCCGCGACAAGCTGCAGCAGGCTGTCCAGAACACCGTTCAG GAGACCCAAAAGCTCGCCAAGGAGGTCCAGGCTAACGCCGAAGCTACCAACCAGAAACTCGCCCCGCAGATCAAGCAGGCTTACGATGACTTCGTGAAGCAGGCTGAGGTTGTCCAGAAGAAGGTGCAAGAGGCAGTCAACAAGCAATAA